From a region of the Colius striatus isolate bColStr4 chromosome 22, bColStr4.1.hap1, whole genome shotgun sequence genome:
- the ZNF76 gene encoding zinc finger protein 76 isoform X2: MEIKLWRWESCCCRKERFCPGEKLFEGQVINLEDGTTAYIHQVTVQKAVTSPEARPMCCVCANCRAQAKLVSPGTSWTGHFSQLGAAAADRGFPLKSQHIAFLSEMEEDEEEAALPVQVSSQDGTEQHLEEQQRLEEAIGVAAASQQQPLGLGTAMAEGGC; encoded by the exons ATGGAAATAAAGCTTTGGAGGTGGGAGAGCTGTTGCTGTAGAAAAGAAAGGTTCTGTCCAG GTGAAAAGCTGTTTGAGGGGCAAGTCATCAACCTTGAAGATGGGACCACAGCTTATATCCACCAGGTGACAGTTCAGAAGG CTGTCACAAGTCCAGAGGCAAGGCCCATGTGCTGTGTCTGTGCCAACTGCAGAGCCCAAGCTAAGTTGGTTTCACCTGGGACCAGCTGGACAGGGCATTTCTCTCAACTGGGAG ctgctgctgctgacagaggctTCCCCCTGAAGAGCCAGCATATTGCCTTCCTGTcagagatggaggaagatgaagaggaagctgctctgcctgtgcaGGTCTCATCTCAGGATGGGACAGAGCAG CACttggaagagcagcagaggctggaggaaGCCATTGGtgtggcagcagccagccagcagcagcccctgggcctGGGCACAGCCATGGCTGAGGGTGGGTGCTGa
- the ZNF76 gene encoding zinc finger protein 76 isoform X3, with product MEIKLWRWESCCCRKERFCPGEKLFEGQVINLEDGTTAYIHQVTVQKAAAADRGFPLKSQHIAFLSEMEEDEEEAALPVQVSSQDGTEQPPTGLSTHPLAQAASSSPPSCPVSRGEQGYAAGIAEGSFVSSFSPPQLCLCFIPVSPSASPSQLCAAGHWPG from the exons ATGGAAATAAAGCTTTGGAGGTGGGAGAGCTGTTGCTGTAGAAAAGAAAGGTTCTGTCCAG GTGAAAAGCTGTTTGAGGGGCAAGTCATCAACCTTGAAGATGGGACCACAGCTTATATCCACCAGGTGACAGTTCAGAAGG ctgctgctgctgacagaggctTCCCCCTGAAGAGCCAGCATATTGCCTTCCTGTcagagatggaggaagatgaagaggaagctgctctgcctgtgcaGGTCTCATCTCAGGATGGGACAGAGCAG ccACCCACGGGCCTCAGCACTCACCCTCTTGCCCAGGCTGcttcctcctcacctcccagctGCCCTGTGAGTAGAGGAGAGCAGGGATATGCTGCTGGCATTGCAGAAGGCTCCTTTGTAAGCAGTTTTTCCCCACCCCAGCTGTGTCTCTGCTTCATCCCTGTGTCAccctctgccagcccctcacagctctgtgctgctgggcactggccTGGGTGA
- the ZNF76 gene encoding zinc finger protein 76 isoform X1 codes for MEIKLWRWESCCCRKERFCPGEKLFEGQVINLEDGTTAYIHQVTVQKAVTSPEARPMCCVCANCRAQAKLVSPGTSWTGHFSQLGAAAADRGFPLKSQHIAFLSEMEEDEEEAALPVQVSSQDGTEQPPTGLSTHPLAQAASSSPPSCPVSRGEQGYAAGIAEGSFVSSFSPPQLCLCFIPVSPSASPSQLCAAGHWPG; via the exons ATGGAAATAAAGCTTTGGAGGTGGGAGAGCTGTTGCTGTAGAAAAGAAAGGTTCTGTCCAG GTGAAAAGCTGTTTGAGGGGCAAGTCATCAACCTTGAAGATGGGACCACAGCTTATATCCACCAGGTGACAGTTCAGAAGG CTGTCACAAGTCCAGAGGCAAGGCCCATGTGCTGTGTCTGTGCCAACTGCAGAGCCCAAGCTAAGTTGGTTTCACCTGGGACCAGCTGGACAGGGCATTTCTCTCAACTGGGAG ctgctgctgctgacagaggctTCCCCCTGAAGAGCCAGCATATTGCCTTCCTGTcagagatggaggaagatgaagaggaagctgctctgcctgtgcaGGTCTCATCTCAGGATGGGACAGAGCAG ccACCCACGGGCCTCAGCACTCACCCTCTTGCCCAGGCTGcttcctcctcacctcccagctGCCCTGTGAGTAGAGGAGAGCAGGGATATGCTGCTGGCATTGCAGAAGGCTCCTTTGTAAGCAGTTTTTCCCCACCCCAGCTGTGTCTCTGCTTCATCCCTGTGTCAccctctgccagcccctcacagctctgtgctgctgggcactggccTGGGTGA
- the RPL10A gene encoding large ribosomal subunit protein uL1 — MSSKVSRDTLYEAVKEVLQGSKTKKRKFVETVELQISLKNYDPQKDKRFSGTVRLKSTPRPKFSVCLLGDQQHCDEAKAVDIPHMDIEALKKLNKNKKLVKKLAKKYDAFLASESLIKQIPRILGPGLNKAGKFPSLLTHNENLVAKVDEVKSTIKFQMKKVLCLAVAVGHVKMTEDELVYNIHLAINFLVSLLKKNWQNVRALYIKSTMGKPQRLY, encoded by the exons ATGAG CAGCAAAGTGTCCCGCGACACCCTGTACGAGGCGGTGaaggaggtgctgcagggcagcaaGACCAAGAAGCGCAA GTTCGTGGAGACGGTGGAGCTGCAGATCAGCCTCAAGAACTACGACCCGCAGAAAGACAAACGCTTCTCCGGCACCGTCAG GCTGAAGTCCACTCCACGCCCCAAGTTCTCCGTTTGCTTGCTGGGGGACCAGCAGCACTGCGATGAGGCCAAAGCAGTGGATATCCCTCACATGGACATTGAAGCTCTGAAGAAGCTCAACAAGAACAAGAAGCTGGTGAAGAAGCTGG CCAAGAAATACGACGCCTTCCTGGCCTCTGAGTCCTTGATCAAGCAGATCCCTCGAATCCTGGGCCCTGGCTTGAACAAAGCTGGCAAattcccttctctcctcactCACAACGAGAACTTGGTGGCCAAGGTCGATGAGGTGAAATCTACCATCAAATTCCAGATGAAGAAG GTGCTCTGTCTGGCCGTGGCTGTTGGTCATGTGAAGATGACAGAGGATGAACTTGTCTACAACATCCACCTGGCCATCAACTTCCTGGTGTCCCTGCTGAAGAAGAACTGGCAGAACGTCCGTGCTCTGTACATCAAGAGCACCATGGGGAAGCCCCAGCGCCTCTACTGA